In a genomic window of Terriglobia bacterium:
- a CDS encoding TolC family protein, with amino-acid sequence MPRIGKQSVLLITSCLLAGCAVRHYHPAPIVPSKTASQFELRSLADAGLRSFEEQNLGHLVSQWPPKSWDLHRLSLAALYFNPALDSARARVATAEGAMITAGERPNPTMDLAPGVPAPYLLSQNLLFLLETAGKRGLRIQGARNLHEAAQFDLADSAWNVAMGIRVALLNYLVASRNLGLLQSEEKARADQVAILEQILEAGENTRFDVDLARLELSRTTAAVRSAEVQLADARSALATAIGVPMAALDGVEFSWPEMDTLPPADSLSVDQVRRDAVLNRLNIRRALAQYAAAEADLHSEIAKQYPNFNLGPGYSYEEGHSYFTVGFSTTLPIFNRNQGPIAEAEGRREQAAAAFLQTQAQVIEKTERAFAVYKAALRAYLQAESSYQLQQSQLQIVQHNISAGAGDRLSLDAVEIQLSAVAQAQLNALGRAQAALGDLEDSVQRPLVTGDMFPVNSGPPGIDKLQQQRKP; translated from the coding sequence ATGCCTCGCATAGGGAAGCAAAGCGTTCTTTTGATCACGAGCTGTCTTCTCGCCGGTTGCGCCGTCCGTCATTATCATCCCGCTCCCATCGTCCCCAGCAAAACAGCATCGCAATTCGAATTGCGGAGTCTGGCCGACGCGGGCCTTCGATCATTTGAAGAACAGAACCTCGGTCACTTGGTATCGCAGTGGCCGCCCAAGAGCTGGGATCTTCACAGGCTTTCACTGGCCGCTCTGTATTTCAATCCGGCGTTGGATTCCGCGCGAGCTCGTGTTGCTACGGCTGAAGGAGCAATGATCACGGCTGGAGAGCGGCCCAATCCGACAATGGATCTCGCGCCGGGTGTCCCCGCCCCCTACCTGCTCAGCCAGAATTTGCTCTTTCTGCTAGAGACGGCCGGCAAGCGCGGACTTCGCATTCAGGGTGCCAGGAATCTTCATGAGGCCGCTCAATTCGACCTTGCGGATTCAGCCTGGAATGTAGCGATGGGCATCCGGGTGGCCTTATTGAATTATCTCGTTGCGTCTCGAAACCTCGGACTGCTGCAGTCGGAGGAGAAGGCAAGGGCCGATCAAGTCGCGATCCTGGAACAGATATTAGAAGCTGGCGAAAATACGAGGTTCGACGTGGACCTCGCGCGCCTTGAGCTTTCCAGGACCACCGCGGCGGTCCGCTCGGCGGAGGTTCAGCTTGCCGACGCGAGGTCCGCCCTGGCAACTGCGATAGGGGTACCCATGGCGGCGCTCGATGGCGTGGAGTTCTCGTGGCCGGAGATGGACACCTTGCCACCCGCAGACTCACTCTCGGTAGACCAGGTTCGCCGAGATGCGGTGCTGAATCGTCTGAACATTCGACGTGCTCTCGCGCAGTACGCGGCTGCCGAAGCCGACCTGCACTCCGAGATTGCCAAACAATATCCCAACTTCAATCTCGGCCCAGGATATTCCTATGAAGAGGGCCACAGTTACTTCACTGTGGGCTTTTCGACCACGCTGCCGATTTTCAACCGGAACCAGGGACCGATAGCCGAGGCGGAGGGTCGTCGCGAGCAAGCAGCAGCCGCCTTCCTGCAGACACAGGCCCAGGTGATCGAAAAGACCGAGAGGGCGTTTGCAGTGTATAAGGCGGCACTGAGGGCATACTTGCAGGCGGAATCGTCGTATCAACTGCAACAATCTCAGCTGCAAATCGTCCAGCACAATATCAGTGCTGGCGCGGGGGACCGGTTGAGTCTTGACGCTGTCGAGATTCAGCTTTCAGCCGTGGCTCAGGCGCAGCTCAATGCGCTGGGACGTGCGCAGGCGGCGCTCGGGGACCTGGAAGATTCCGTGCAACGGCCGCTTGTCACTGGCGATATGTTTCCCGTAAATTCCGGACCTCCCGGAATAGACAAGCTGCAACAGCAGCGAAAGCCGTGA